In Candidatus Sodalis pierantonius str. SOPE, one DNA window encodes the following:
- the nudE gene encoding ADP compounds hydrolase NudE has translation MDKNLQKPKIHRVATVAQSRLFTVESVDLEFSNGARRVYERMKPSHREAVMIVPVLDDHLLLIREYGAGIEDYELGFPKGLIDPGEGVMEAANRELMEEAGFGGRAFTFLRRLSMAPSYFSSKMHIVVAQDLYPQRLQGDEPEPLPLVRWPISRMLALLDEPDFCEARDVSALFLAHAWLNQAPRSK, from the coding sequence ATGGATAAGAATCTGCAAAAACCCAAAATACATCGCGTGGCGACCGTTGCCCAGTCCCGCCTGTTCACCGTTGAATCCGTCGATCTGGAGTTCAGCAATGGCGCGCGGCGGGTGTATGAGCGCATGAAGCCTTCCCATCGCGAGGCGGTGATGATCGTGCCGGTGCTGGATGACCATCTGTTGCTGATCCGCGAGTACGGCGCCGGCATTGAGGATTACGAGCTGGGTTTTCCAAAAGGGCTTATCGACCCCGGCGAAGGGGTGATGGAGGCGGCCAATCGCGAACTGATGGAGGAAGCGGGCTTTGGCGGGCGCGCCTTTACCTTTTTGCGTCGCCTGAGTATGGCGCCGTCTTATTTCTCCAGCAAAATGCATATTGTGGTAGCACAGGATCTCTATCCCCAGCGGCTACAGGGGGACGAGCCGGAGCCGCTGCCGCTGGTGCGATGGCCGATAAGCCGTATGCTGGCGTTGCTGGATGAACCTGATTTTTGCGAAGCGCGCGATGTGAGCGCGCTGTTTCTCGCCCATGCCTGGCTCAATCAGGCGCCGCGGTCAAAATAA
- the hslR gene encoding ribosome-associated heat shock protein Hsp15: MKPKDVNDEIPAVRLDKWLWAARFYKTRALAREMIEGGKVHYNGQRSKPGKTMELGAEITLRQGNDEHQVSVRAISNQHRPASDAQQLYQETDASIAKREKMAEARKQNALTMPHPDRRPDKKERRNLIKFKYGEPGEAQ; this comes from the coding sequence ATGAAACCCAAAGACGTTAACGACGAGATTCCGGCCGTGCGGCTGGATAAGTGGCTGTGGGCGGCGCGTTTTTATAAAACCCGCGCGCTGGCCCGCGAAATGATTGAAGGGGGCAAAGTTCATTACAATGGACAACGCAGTAAACCGGGCAAAACGATGGAGCTGGGCGCGGAGATCACGCTGCGTCAAGGCAATGACGAACATCAGGTGAGCGTGCGCGCCATTAGCAATCAGCACCGCCCGGCCAGCGATGCGCAGCAGCTGTATCAGGAGACCGATGCCAGCATCGCCAAGCGGGAGAAAATGGCCGAAGCGCGCAAGCAAAATGCCCTTACGATGCCCCATCCGGACAGGCGCCCGGATAAAAAAGAACGCCGCAATCTGATTAAATTTAAATATGGCGAACCGGGTGAGGCGCAATAA
- the hslO gene encoding Hsp33 family molecular chaperone HslO yields MTHQDQLHRYLFEKYSVRGELVSLQETYRQVLGQHNYPPAVKTLLGELLVATSLLTATLKFTGEITVQLQGDGPLHLAVINGDDRQNMRGLARVDGEIAADATLAQMVGNGYLVITLTPAEGERYQGVVGLEGPHLAACLENYFLQSEQLPTRLFIRTGEHQGQVAAAGLLLQVLPGQDTRADDFDHLTQLTATVKGNELFALPANDVLYRLYHQDEVTVYPPQSVQFLCTCSRQRCADALITLGEQELNDMLEQDGEVDMHCDFCGSHYRFDADAIAALQRQAAEGRAPQA; encoded by the coding sequence ATGACCCATCAAGACCAGCTGCACCGTTATCTTTTTGAAAAATATTCCGTCAGGGGTGAACTGGTGTCATTACAGGAAACCTACCGGCAGGTGCTGGGCCAACACAACTACCCGCCGGCGGTGAAAACGCTGTTAGGGGAACTTCTGGTGGCAACCAGCCTGCTTACCGCCACGCTGAAGTTTACCGGCGAAATCACCGTCCAATTGCAGGGGGACGGCCCGTTGCATCTGGCGGTGATTAACGGCGACGATCGGCAGAATATGCGCGGGCTGGCGCGTGTCGACGGCGAAATCGCCGCTGACGCCACCCTGGCGCAAATGGTGGGCAATGGCTATCTGGTCATCACGCTGACGCCCGCCGAGGGCGAGCGGTATCAGGGGGTGGTCGGTCTGGAAGGTCCTCATCTGGCGGCCTGTCTGGAAAACTACTTCCTGCAATCGGAGCAGTTGCCGACGCGACTGTTTATCCGCACCGGCGAGCATCAGGGCCAGGTGGCCGCCGCCGGCCTGCTGCTGCAAGTATTGCCCGGCCAGGATACCCGCGCCGATGATTTCGACCATTTGACGCAGCTCACCGCAACAGTGAAGGGCAACGAATTGTTCGCTTTGCCGGCCAACGACGTTTTATACCGCCTCTATCATCAAGATGAGGTGACGGTCTACCCGCCGCAATCGGTGCAATTCCTCTGTACCTGCTCCCGCCAGCGCTGCGCCGACGCGCTGATTACCCTGGGCGAACAGGAGTTGAACGACATGCTCGAGCAGGACGGCGAAGTGGATATGCATTGCGATTTTTGCGGCAGCCATTACCGTTTTGACGCCGACGCCATCGCGGCCCTACAGCGGCAGGCGGCGGAAGGTCGCGCGCCACAGGCCTAG
- a CDS encoding PilN domain-containing protein → MEQVNLWPWRQARLRRRVRCLLLLTLVPLLLASALIATPAVYWRHQRLTLETRLAETHPSPEAAQAEPTARAAALSASAARTTQRQRRLAIANQRYVHLFRQLPALLPPQLWLTEIEQRGDRLYISGCSEGYPPVVTLRRRLIDHATLPDFRWREVRRRDALRWQFFLVAAWPPEEGA, encoded by the coding sequence ATGGAGCAGGTGAACCTGTGGCCCTGGCGGCAGGCCCGTCTTCGGCGACGCGTTCGCTGCCTGCTGCTGTTGACTCTGGTGCCACTATTACTGGCGTCGGCGCTTATCGCCACGCCTGCGGTCTATTGGCGCCATCAGCGCTTAACGCTGGAAACCCGTCTGGCTGAAACGCATCCGTCCCCTGAGGCGGCGCAGGCGGAACCGACAGCCCGCGCCGCCGCGCTGTCGGCAAGCGCGGCGCGAACGACGCAGCGCCAACGCCGGCTGGCGATCGCCAATCAGCGTTATGTGCACCTGTTTCGGCAGCTACCGGCGCTGTTGCCGCCGCAGCTGTGGCTTACCGAGATTGAGCAGCGCGGCGACCGGCTTTATATCAGCGGTTGCAGCGAGGGTTATCCGCCGGTGGTTACCCTGCGGCGCCGGCTAATAGATCACGCAACGTTACCCGATTTCCGCTGGCGGGAGGTCAGGCGGCGGGACGCGTTGCGCTGGCAATTTTTCCTTGTAGCGGCCTGGCCGCCGGAGGAGGGGGCATGA